In the genome of Chitinivibrio alkaliphilus ACht1, one region contains:
- a CDS encoding YdcF family protein, with protein sequence MAKLFWALAAPDTLLYLLLCCTVLLLLRKRYHAARYCGLFLAFCATFILIFPLGVWLIAPLENHHPRPAKLPEHIDGVILLGGSERPVHTEYRGAPQLNEAGERLITFASLANHYPHAQLIYSGGSGSLTRQAYGESEVGRMVMEKLGVDLKRIHFENESRNTYENIRNSVEKHPEILQGEWLLVTSAAHMVRAMKVCAAFNFSPTPYPTDYRSSGENLEIITWNFAQNLSLLRHAWREWLGLFAYFLSGKTESFLPSRNPL encoded by the coding sequence GTGGCAAAGCTTTTTTGGGCCCTCGCCGCCCCCGATACACTCTTGTATCTTCTACTCTGTTGTACCGTACTACTTCTGCTTCGAAAACGATACCATGCAGCTCGCTATTGCGGTCTCTTCTTAGCATTCTGTGCAACGTTTATACTCATATTCCCCCTTGGCGTATGGCTTATCGCCCCCTTGGAAAACCACCACCCCCGTCCAGCAAAACTTCCCGAACATATCGATGGGGTGATACTCCTGGGAGGAAGTGAACGTCCCGTTCATACGGAGTATCGGGGGGCACCACAGCTGAATGAAGCCGGAGAACGGCTTATCACCTTTGCCAGCCTGGCAAACCACTACCCCCACGCACAACTCATCTACTCCGGGGGAAGTGGTTCTCTTACTCGTCAAGCCTATGGAGAATCGGAGGTTGGACGCATGGTTATGGAAAAACTCGGAGTAGACCTCAAGCGCATTCATTTTGAAAATGAGAGCAGAAACACCTATGAAAACATTCGCAACAGTGTGGAGAAACACCCGGAAATTCTCCAGGGAGAGTGGCTCTTAGTTACAAGTGCGGCACACATGGTTCGTGCTATGAAAGTATGTGCTGCCTTTAATTTCTCCCCCACTCCTTACCCAACAGATTACCGTAGCAGTGGTGAAAATCTTGAAATTATCACCTGGAATTTTGCCCAGAATCTCTCTCTGCTTCGCCATGCGTGGCGGGAGTGGCTCGGCCTTTTTGCATACTTCCTGAGTGGAAAAACAGAAAGTTTTCTCCCTTCACGAAACCCCCTGTAG
- a CDS encoding glycogen/starch/alpha-glucan phosphorylase — MGKKRAVKNLSPKTENWEFTSKDMDAEGIKNSFLNKIKYNLAKDSETATLVDSFNGLSFAIRDRLVERWIQTQKTYASENPKRCYYLSLEFLMGRLLGNNISNLGITYESKDAMEKLGLSLEELEDEEIDAGLGNGGLGRLAACFLDSMATLELPAIGYGIRYEYGIFMQKIINGYQQEIPEQWLINGNPWEIERPEYQYRIRFYGHAGTYKDYDGTERRTLYDTKDIMALAYDVPIPGYKNNTVNTLRLWSSKAIDEFDLADFNQGDYIGSCEDKINSENISKVLYPNDNNHSGKELRLKQQFFFTSASLQDIIRRHFKANDSLDNFAEKNAIQLNDTHPAIAVVELMRLFVDEYKLKWDHAWGIVQKTFAYTNHTLLPEALEKWSVALMHNLLPRHMEIIYEINSRFLRQVSFRFIGDDDRLRRMSIIEEGPEKMVRMAYLAIVGSHSVNGVAALHTKLLKEGLVRDFYEMWPEKFNNKTNGITPRRWLHQANRPLSDFISEKIGTEWRKDLSQLKKLEPFADDPAFQKQWMEYKFGAKKRLAAKLKKWDNIDLDPSMFFDVEIKRIHEYKRQLLKVLHTIHLYLKIKDGHTEGFVPQTIMIGGKAAPGYYMAKQIIKLINNVSRIINEDPDTDGLLRLYFVPNYRVSAAQYLIPAADLSQQISTAGKEASGTGNMKFALNGALTIGTMDGANVEMAEEIGEEHMFIFGLRNEDVQKVYEEGHNPFHYYETSPRLKRVIDLISHNYFSQDEGDIFRDIVNNLLYEDNFLVTADFDAYIDTQEKVHELYRDNPDEWARKSILNAARIGKFSSDRTISQYAEEIWDVTPLPVKDVEA; from the coding sequence ATGGGTAAAAAACGAGCAGTAAAAAATCTCTCTCCCAAAACAGAAAATTGGGAATTTACATCAAAGGACATGGATGCGGAAGGCATCAAGAATAGTTTTCTTAACAAGATTAAGTATAATCTCGCAAAGGACTCAGAAACAGCAACCCTCGTTGACAGTTTTAATGGGCTCTCCTTTGCAATTCGAGACCGCTTGGTTGAGCGATGGATTCAAACCCAAAAGACCTACGCATCTGAAAACCCCAAACGGTGTTATTACCTCTCCCTGGAATTTCTCATGGGCCGTCTTTTAGGAAATAACATCTCGAACCTTGGTATTACCTATGAATCGAAGGATGCCATGGAAAAGCTCGGTTTAAGCCTTGAGGAATTAGAAGATGAAGAGATTGATGCAGGACTGGGAAATGGTGGTCTTGGTCGTCTCGCTGCATGCTTTCTCGACTCAATGGCAACCCTTGAACTGCCTGCTATTGGCTATGGGATTCGCTATGAATATGGGATTTTTATGCAGAAAATCATTAACGGCTATCAGCAGGAGATCCCCGAGCAATGGCTTATTAATGGTAATCCCTGGGAAATAGAGCGACCAGAATATCAATATCGGATTCGCTTTTACGGACATGCTGGCACCTATAAAGATTATGATGGCACGGAACGACGCACCCTCTACGACACAAAAGATATTATGGCTTTGGCCTACGATGTCCCCATTCCGGGATACAAAAATAACACCGTAAACACCTTGCGTCTTTGGTCAAGTAAAGCCATTGATGAGTTTGATCTTGCCGATTTCAATCAGGGTGACTACATCGGCTCATGTGAAGATAAAATCAACAGTGAAAACATTTCCAAAGTACTCTATCCCAATGATAATAATCATAGTGGAAAAGAACTGCGTCTCAAGCAGCAATTCTTCTTCACCTCTGCATCCCTGCAAGATATTATTCGCAGACATTTCAAAGCCAATGATTCCTTGGATAATTTTGCAGAGAAAAATGCAATACAGCTGAATGATACGCACCCAGCCATTGCCGTGGTAGAACTCATGCGCCTCTTTGTTGATGAGTACAAACTGAAATGGGATCATGCATGGGGAATTGTCCAGAAGACCTTTGCCTACACAAACCATACACTTCTTCCGGAAGCTCTCGAAAAGTGGTCTGTTGCCCTTATGCACAACCTACTTCCCCGCCATATGGAAATAATTTATGAGATAAACAGTCGCTTTCTTCGTCAAGTATCCTTCCGGTTTATCGGTGATGATGATCGTCTGCGTCGTATGTCTATTATTGAAGAGGGACCGGAAAAAATGGTGCGTATGGCCTATCTTGCCATCGTTGGAAGTCATAGTGTAAACGGAGTAGCGGCACTACATACAAAGCTTTTAAAAGAGGGGCTTGTTCGTGATTTCTATGAAATGTGGCCAGAGAAATTCAATAACAAAACCAATGGTATAACCCCCCGCAGATGGCTTCACCAGGCAAACAGACCTCTCTCGGACTTTATCTCTGAAAAGATCGGTACGGAGTGGCGCAAAGATCTTTCTCAGCTGAAAAAACTTGAGCCCTTTGCAGATGATCCTGCCTTTCAGAAACAATGGATGGAGTATAAGTTTGGTGCCAAGAAGCGCCTTGCTGCGAAACTGAAAAAATGGGATAATATTGACCTCGATCCATCCATGTTTTTTGATGTGGAAATAAAACGTATTCATGAGTACAAGCGTCAACTGCTCAAGGTGCTTCATACGATCCATCTCTATTTAAAAATTAAGGATGGGCATACCGAGGGCTTTGTACCGCAAACAATCATGATTGGCGGAAAGGCTGCTCCCGGCTATTATATGGCGAAACAAATTATAAAACTGATTAACAATGTTTCCCGTATAATAAATGAAGATCCTGATACTGATGGACTGCTTCGTCTCTACTTTGTACCGAACTATCGTGTATCAGCCGCACAATACCTTATCCCGGCGGCAGATTTATCGCAACAGATTTCTACAGCGGGGAAAGAAGCTTCCGGTACGGGGAATATGAAGTTTGCTCTCAATGGAGCCCTTACCATAGGAACCATGGACGGTGCAAACGTTGAGATGGCTGAAGAAATTGGAGAGGAACATATGTTTATTTTTGGACTGCGCAATGAAGATGTCCAGAAAGTTTATGAAGAAGGACATAATCCTTTTCACTATTATGAGACGTCTCCTCGCTTAAAACGGGTTATCGACTTAATTAGTCATAACTATTTCTCTCAGGATGAGGGAGATATATTCCGTGATATTGTTAATAACCTTCTTTACGAGGACAACTTCCTCGTGACGGCTGATTTTGATGCGTACATCGATACGCAAGAGAAGGTACATGAACTCTATCGAGATAACCCTGATGAGTGGGCACGAAAATCAATACTTAATGCTGCGCGGATTGGAAAATTCTCTTCCGATCGGACAATTTCGCAGTATGCTGAAGAAATTTGGGATGTTACTCCCCTACCAGTGAAAGATGTTGAAGCGTAA
- a CDS encoding PilZ domain-containing protein, with amino-acid sequence MDENNTQDRAPRKKLDRPVEFIIDADVIAAQGLNISETGISFETEEPITIVMRLKDRDKSEYRAELIWAQKNEAGAMSYGLRFLGSEPDYTES; translated from the coding sequence ATGGATGAAAACAACACTCAAGACCGAGCCCCGCGCAAAAAGCTTGATCGTCCCGTTGAATTTATTATTGATGCTGATGTCATTGCCGCACAGGGGCTCAATATATCAGAGACAGGTATCAGCTTTGAAACTGAAGAGCCGATCACCATTGTAATGCGCCTCAAGGATCGTGATAAAAGCGAGTACCGTGCAGAGCTTATCTGGGCGCAAAAAAATGAAGCAGGCGCCATGTCATACGGCCTTCGATTTTTAGGGAGTGAACCGGACTATACTGAGTCGTAA
- a CDS encoding bifunctional folylpolyglutamate synthase/dihydrofolate synthase, which translates to MNKEAVLKDIFLRRRRGIRPGLERMKRVLHAVGDPQKRYGVIHIAGTNGKGSSSAMAAAVLRAAGFHTGLFTSPHICDFRERFCINGTPVADTEWMTLWEEVRPLCDREELTFFEISTLLALLLFAAHRCEWVVLETGMGGRLDATNCLIPEVACITSISMDHMEYLGNTLTEIAEEKLGIVKPGVPVVVSALNSTAVHEQGKRRAHEIGATYIPGMRPLHVRFEGAVQYITYEYGEEYMLPLLGEVQASNLGTIIPALKQVGISSEIIRTGIQDVYIPARIERFMHGGKEYLFDTCHTPEAVENVCRLVSDSNDWGCIIGMMKDKDYTGVLSIVERTFKDIAAIRLTTPRSLSPALLQQQIPRAHCCDTFQDASAYLSNCSKILVMGSFYTVEQGYYAVGRRPYDSV; encoded by the coding sequence ATGAATAAAGAGGCTGTTCTGAAAGATATCTTTCTCCGTCGTCGCCGTGGCATACGTCCCGGGTTGGAACGAATGAAACGAGTTCTTCATGCTGTGGGAGATCCTCAGAAACGATATGGGGTGATTCATATTGCCGGTACCAACGGGAAAGGCTCCTCTTCAGCTATGGCTGCGGCGGTTCTTCGGGCAGCAGGGTTTCACACGGGGCTGTTTACTTCACCCCACATCTGTGATTTTCGAGAACGTTTTTGTATTAATGGTACGCCTGTTGCAGATACAGAGTGGATGACTCTATGGGAAGAAGTACGGCCCCTGTGTGATCGTGAAGAGCTAACTTTTTTTGAAATATCAACCCTCCTTGCCCTCCTGCTTTTTGCAGCCCATAGGTGTGAATGGGTTGTTCTTGAAACAGGTATGGGGGGACGCCTTGATGCGACAAACTGTCTTATCCCAGAGGTTGCCTGTATCACTTCAATCTCCATGGATCATATGGAGTATCTGGGAAACACTCTAACAGAAATTGCCGAGGAGAAATTGGGTATCGTCAAACCGGGCGTGCCCGTGGTGGTAAGTGCGCTCAATAGTACTGCTGTGCATGAGCAGGGAAAAAGGCGAGCCCACGAAATAGGAGCTACGTATATTCCGGGGATGCGGCCACTTCATGTACGGTTTGAAGGGGCAGTGCAATATATTACGTATGAATATGGCGAGGAGTATATGCTTCCTTTGTTGGGGGAGGTACAAGCTTCGAATTTAGGAACGATTATTCCGGCTTTGAAACAGGTAGGTATTTCCTCGGAGATTATTCGTACAGGCATACAAGATGTTTATATTCCAGCACGTATAGAACGGTTTATGCACGGAGGGAAGGAGTATCTTTTTGATACGTGTCATACACCGGAGGCGGTTGAGAATGTATGCCGTCTCGTTTCAGACAGCAATGACTGGGGGTGTATCATTGGCATGATGAAAGACAAGGATTATACGGGGGTTCTTTCCATCGTAGAAAGAACCTTTAAAGACATAGCAGCCATTCGGCTTACTACTCCTCGCAGCCTTTCACCGGCATTACTACAACAGCAGATACCCCGTGCTCACTGTTGCGATACCTTTCAAGATGCATCAGCGTATCTTAGTAACTGCTCCAAAATTCTGGTTATGGGATCATTCTACACGGTGGAACAAGGATATTACGCCGTAGGACGTCGTCCTTACGACTCAGTATAG
- a CDS encoding DMT family transporter: MLPYISILLTIILFSTIEVTVKLLPHDAIDPYFLASLRFLIPGVLITAGTLSTCKTISLRHYGRFILAGTIGIGATFGVYHYLLTTSVRAEELALVFSSNPLFASIFAACMLREKLPKAALFAMAMALVGVYIVHNGFAPLTTDRLSTILLMVFTALSFGFYTTLSKSLVAHYGTLATTGMTFLIGGLTLLPISQSFHITDLGTTLPTLAYLIFGATLAGYLFFFYGLHRVSIHAGTSLFYAKPVFATIFATLLLETAPPNASFYVGMLCIFAALTILITPWSLYAVKY; the protein is encoded by the coding sequence ATGCTGCCCTACATTTCCATCCTCCTTACGATTATCCTCTTTAGCACCATTGAGGTAACAGTAAAGCTTCTCCCCCATGATGCCATTGACCCCTACTTTCTTGCATCTCTCCGTTTTCTTATTCCTGGAGTTCTTATCACTGCAGGAACCCTTTCTACCTGCAAAACCATCTCCCTGCGACATTATGGCCGCTTTATACTTGCCGGAACCATCGGCATTGGTGCAACCTTCGGAGTATATCACTATCTACTAACAACCAGTGTACGTGCCGAAGAGCTTGCCCTGGTGTTCAGCTCTAACCCTCTTTTTGCAAGTATTTTTGCTGCGTGTATGCTCCGTGAAAAGCTTCCCAAGGCAGCCCTCTTTGCCATGGCCATGGCCCTTGTGGGCGTCTACATTGTGCACAACGGCTTTGCCCCGCTTACCACAGATCGCCTCTCTACAATTCTCCTTATGGTTTTCACCGCCCTTTCCTTTGGCTTTTATACCACTCTCAGCAAAAGCCTTGTAGCACATTACGGAACTCTTGCAACCACGGGTATGACTTTTCTTATCGGCGGCCTCACCCTTCTTCCCATAAGCCAAAGTTTTCATATTACTGACCTTGGAACCACACTTCCCACTCTGGCATATCTCATTTTTGGAGCAACCTTGGCAGGGTATCTCTTTTTCTTCTACGGCCTACACCGGGTTTCAATTCATGCAGGAACTTCCCTGTTTTATGCAAAGCCAGTTTTTGCCACAATCTTTGCGACCCTCCTCCTTGAGACAGCACCGCCAAATGCCTCATTTTATGTAGGAATGCTCTGTATTTTTGCGGCCCTCACCATTCTGATAACCCCTTGGAGCCTGTATGCAGTCAAATACTAA